The region AGGTGGGTTTGAGAGATGAGAAGAACACCAACAGAAatcattctctctttctctagcTCTCTACATCATAGTGTGCATTGATAGGAGCATTGCATAGCTCGATTCTCGGAACTCCATCAAGTTCGCCGGTGCCTAGcgggtttgaggtgcttctacacgctaggaggaagtcgttttatctttgggggcAATACGTCattccgtgagcactagccggggcgtaatttgtcttgcggaaagagggcttccctcgactcgacttatagttcggtttgttttattatttccgttgtaattttcattccatttattgttattatcttccttcgattgtaatagttagagtaccgcctGTAATGGCTTGGGATTTTTATCCCGTTATTTCTAACATCAATTGTGTAAATCCAGCCACCATGCATTAATCTTCTACTTCACCAATCCATAGCAGCCAAAAGTTAGAGGTTACTTcctttttattgaaataaattaaatatgacgAGGAGACTTCAGAGTTGACGGGCGCCTGAAAATAAATCGCAGTCATCTTGACACTTGGaaatttaattactccctccgtcccgcaaTAGTagtcatatttaattatggcacgagttttatATCTAAAGAAGtgggttgaataagttagtggaacatgagtccatattagttttatagtaataaaatatgagtagaatAAGTTAGTGTAACATGTGGTCTACTtgccatttatgataaaagtaaaataaaactcTTATATTGTAAGACAGATCAAAATGGCAAAGTGagacttttattgtgggaGGATGGAGTATATTGCAAGAATGCTTATataatttcaccaaaataccaaaaaaattgcaaattgaatttatagtACAAGAATGTGCATTTATTTCCACCTAAATATCGACCAACCATGCTGTAAGTTGACCgtatttttattcaatgtGAAGTGCCACATATCTGTCCCCAACTAGCCATTAATTTCACTTTGGCTTCACTCACCGTCAAAATATAGGATATGGATCCTGCTGTTGAGCAATTTTGCACAGCAGGCGCTGCTGTttctaagaataaaaataaaaaattcaaataaataaaataaatatattattttatttgtgttttagAAATAACATCTCCTGTTGTGCAAAAATTGCACAGCAGAGGATTCCAGCCCGAAAATATATGGCTAGCGTCGCAGCAGACGTGAAGAAGGACAAGAATAGATTGGGGCGACAAGCCATGCTACAAAACAACAATAAGAGAATGAATGGCCAAGCTCCAATTCACTTAACAATAAGCAATGTATTTGCTGTTTTGCAAAATCCAATATCAAAAACCAAAATGGGAAACCACGTAATAATGCGTGCCATAAAAAACCAAGGCTCCTAATTAAATAACCCAACAATCACAATCACCAAGGGAAAATTCCCTTTGTCCACAGGCTCCACACAAAGATTAGAATTCGACTTTCGGGAAACAAAGAATATCATCATGTGGGGAAGCTGCAAGTCATATCTGAAAACTATGGCGCACACTCAAACTCCACATTCATAtatatgatattgtccgctttagACAAAGAGTACAAAGTTTTGCTCTTGGGATTTTCTCTACCTCATACTAATAGAGTTGGGATAGCCCATATATATCCTTGCAACTCTTACTCATTCTCCAATGTGGGATGTGGTTTGTATAGAATTGGGTAAATTTGTGTTATATTATTCACAATGAATTTGTACATCATATATAGGCTAAGAGATAGCCATACAAGGTAAAATTTTACGCAATCAAATCTCCCTAATTACAATCAAATCTTCCTAATTATACGCCTAGAATATTATGCAAGCTTCTCGTGATCTTGTGCAATCTTCTCCCTTTGTAGAGTATTCCGTAtcttccaacactccccctcaagttaagtgACGGGATTACCGAAGCTTAACTTGCCCAACACCTCTTGGAAACTCTTTGCTGAGAATGCCTTAGTTAAGATGTCTGCCAGTTGGTCTTCTGATTTCACATATGGGATCTCTACTATCTTCTCCTCAAGATTCTCCTTTATGAAACGTCGATCAATTTCGACATGCTTCGTCCTGTCATGCTATACCGAGTTTTCTGAGATACTGATCGCGGCCTTATTATCACACAACAATTTGCAAGTTTTCTGCAGTTCCATGTTTAATTCTTTCATCAATCTCCTAAGCCAAAGGATTTCGGTTAATCCGCTCTTGATGCCTCGAAACTCTGCTTCGGCACTAGAGAGGGCAACCACCTTCTGTTTCTTGCTTCTCCAAGTCACCAAATTCCCACCAATAAAGGTGAAGTATCTTCCCGTGGAGCGTCTGTCGACCAGATTCCCTGCCCAATCAACATCAGTGTATCCATGGATATCTAGATGCCCGTTTTTCCAAAACAAAACTCCATGTCCGGCGGTTCCTTTCAAGTAGCGAACAACTCTAAGTGCTGCCTCCCAATGTTCATCTTGCGGACTATGCATGAACTGGCTTAAGACTCCCACTGTGTATGCAACATCTGGTCTAGTATGAGATAGATAAATGAGTTTCCCAACTAGCCTCTGGTATCCACTCCGATCAGTAGGGGCCGCCCCTTTGATGAGTTGAAGTCCGTGATTCTGAACAATAGGAGTATTTGCCGGCTTACAGTCCATCATCCCTATCTCTGCCAAAAGATCAAGAACATATTTCCGTTGACTGATGAAGATTCCTTTCCCTGGCCTAAGTACTTCGTGATGGGGTTTggagccccttgcacagcggaagacttgtacaaaacaaataaatcagataaggatctatttgaccgattatgcgattaatcaattcacatgttaaacagataattgcatgctaaaacgcaaataattcatgcttagaaaatataaaacttaaacatgaatactacggtttagagttaccgatttgattctccaaagaatcgttcgattgctcgcgccttctccacgtgatgatcttcgatactagaccacggatcttctctctggttcccgaactgtatctcgatatcagggtgggctgatcttatcaaaatactaggacacgaataaagaagacagaagaaatccttttgagAATAGGTGAAGAATTCGAAATTCTCCACAgctggagattttcgaaattttcaaaaattttatgaaataaaattgtgttaattatgtctcctttattctcctatttatattaagttccttttgggcccagacaaggatctatggaaggttttggatatgagctcatccaatttactttttactaattaaattgaacccacaatttaatataagttataattggaatattacgagcagccactacagaagtaatattgaactctccccatccaaatccgaaattacaagtaatccgggtttccactttgtttattatttattttccgcgcttaagatataaatgtccattaattaattaatgtctgctatggacttaattaattaatatcttattaattccaagagtggacttagcaagaaacatttatttattgttcatAGAGCGAtgaaactccaactggccagttttccgaataataaaaccttgttcgagctcctcttgaggacattatcaaacgagactcacctcgcgcacgtttcaacataatagcaatcctagcaccgctagatgttaatcaccactacccaatatatcaggattattgggttgcgaaaaacccgcaccatttgataagtcaaagtagtgcataatcaataccgtatgctcaatgctaacatatgtagattaagaaatagtattttatcaagacctagtctttcggtagatagcataaagacacgtcttgctgttagatccgttcagtgctataccacaccaatgtcatcttatttcagtaaggcttagaaatatgcggactgacattgcaacctttcacgataggtagccaaagtctatctaggttgtgaaattcttctttttcttttgcaaagcattgcatagatctgaccgtgttaccttaaagtggacgacgcccacaaccggtctactaagcaaaagacttagactttgtttacttcttatgcatttaaatgtttgtaaaacatcttataaatgcacaagaaaacacaatgtaataataatagtgattctattcgtgcgagactgctcgaataatactgaatcgggttaaaagtggattgtagagttttacgtatacaagcaagattctatttacgcgaaacttgctcgaaacatgcttttcagtataccaaacctaacactTCGATCCCGAGGAAATACTTGAAGTCACCAAGATTTTTCATCTCGAATTCCGTGGCTAAATGTTCCTTCAGTTGTAGTATCTCTTCGACATCATCTCCAGTAATGatcatatcatctacataGATTATTAGACAAGtaatcttttccttttcccgTTTGATGAAGAGGGTGTGGTCGGAGTTACTCTGTTGATACCCATACTTCTTCATCACCTCTGTAAATCTTCCGAACCAGGCCCTTGGGGATTGCTTTAGCCCATATAGTGTCTTCTTCAGTTTGCACACCTTTCCTTGCTCAAACTCTTCTGAGAATCCTGGTGGAGCCTCCATGTATATAGGGTCCTTCAATTCTCCATGAAGAAATGTGTTGGTCACATCGTACTGATGAAGTGGCCAGTCCCTATTTGCCACAATAGACAGAAGAACTCTCACAGTGTTCATCTTCGCAACTGGAGAGAAAGTCTCAGAGTAGTCGATCCCTTGGGTTTGAGTATATCCCTTTGCTACCAATCGAGCTTTGTATCGCTCGATACTTCCATCGGGTCTCCGTTTGATTGTGAACACCCATCGGCACCTCACTGTATGCTTTCCATCAGGCAATGGGCTAATCTCCCAAGTACCATTCTTCTTTAATGCTTTCATCTCTACCAGCATTGCATCCCTCCAATGTTTGATCTTTACTGCTTCTTCAAAGGTTCGAGGTATCTCCTCCTCGTACAGTGCGGTTTGAAAAGCCTTTGTCATTTTGGAGATGTTGGCCTCGGCGAAGTTGGCTATTGAGTACCTCCTCTTTCGCCCTATTCTTTCTGGAGAGTATCTTTTCGGAGGGATTCCCCTCGTACTCCTAACGGGACGCACATACTACCTTGTATCTTGATCAATACTagtatcttcttcttctgtaCTAGGAGGGTCAGAAATAATAGTTGAACTGTCAAGATGTGGGGTAGATATTACCTCGGATTCCGTTACGGTTGGATCAGAGGATCGCGGCGGAAGCGTCGTTTGATCCATTTCTGTAGATAAGTTCGGCTCATGGACAGTGCCAACTTGCTCTGTTGGCCCCTATCGAAGTGACTTGGCACATACCACCGAAGGGAGCCGGTTTCTTGGGTCTCCCCCTTAGTCCCAAGGTGGTAAAAGAATTTTGTTTCGAGAAAGTTGCAGTTCATGGTAGTGATAACCCGTTTGGTTTTTGGGTCGTAACATCTAAAGCTCTTTTGGTTGATCCCATAACCGACAAATACACACTTAATCGCACATGGCGAAAACTTGGTTCATTCGTGTTTTGGAATGTGAACATAGACCGAACAACCAAAAAATTTGGGTGGAAGAGATAAGGCTGCGGGAACTTGTGTCAAGGTAGCCAAGTGGTCTAGTAGAGTTTTTTGGTTTAGTGGGGAGTCGATTGAGAAGGTAAATGGAGGTGGATATGGCTTCTGGCCAAAAAGATGGTGGAACTTTTGAGTCAAATAGGAGGGCTCGGGTCATTTCTAGGATGATTCGATTTTTTCTTTCAGCAACTCCATTTTGTTCGGGTGTGTGAGGGCAAGAGGTTTGATGGATTAACCCATTTTACCTAAAATTTGAGACATAGAATTGTTCACAGATTCCCCCCCCCTATCTATACGAAGGATCTTAATGGATGTTTGAAATTGGGTTTGGatcattttatagaacaaaataaatttgtcaacaacttctgatttttgtttcataaaatatgCCCAAGTGGCTCTACTGCAATCATCCAcgaatatcacaaaatatttaaaaccaaGACTAGTACCAACAGGCGCAGGGCCCCACACATCAGAAtgtattaaagaaaaaacagTCTTAACACGAGTATCATTTGGTTTAAAGGTGTTACGGTGGCTCTTGGCCAAAACGCAAGTTTCACAAGAAAAATTCTTAGGAACAAAAAGTTTAGGAAATAAAGATTTTAGATAACCCGGAGAGGTATGACCCATTCTTCGGTGCCAGAGCCAAGTCTCCTGAGTGGTGGGTCCGTGAGCAAGCATCGCCGCACCATCTTGTC is a window of Salvia hispanica cultivar TCC Black 2014 unplaced genomic scaffold, UniMelb_Shisp_WGS_1.0 HiC_scaffold_7, whole genome shotgun sequence DNA encoding:
- the LOC125199830 gene encoding secreted RxLR effector protein 161-like, which translates into the protein MDCKPANTPIVQNHGLQLIKGAAPTDRSGYQRLVGKLIYLSHTRPDVAYTVGVLSQFMHSPQDEHWEAALRVVRYLKGTAGHGVLFWKNGHLDIHGYTDVDWAGNLVDRRSTGRYFTFIGGNLVTWRSKKQKVVALSSAEAEFRGIKSGLTEILWLRRLMKELNMELQKTCKLLCDNKAAISISENSV